The Nocardia vinacea genome contains the following window.
ACAAGGACAGCGAAGATCCGCCCGGCACCGCTCGCGGAGTCCTGAGCCTCTACTACGGCGACCGCAAAGTCGGTGAAGGCCGAATCCGCACCCAGCCCGGCAAATTCAGCATCGCCGGGGAGGGCCTCCACGCGGGCCGCGACAACGCCGAAGCCGTCACCGACGACTACCCCGGAACACGACCCTGGTCCCTCACCGGCGGGACCCTACACCGGGTCGCTGTCGACGTCAGCGGCGAACCGTTCGTCGACCTCGAACGCGAAGCCGTCGCCATGCTCTCGCGCGAGTAACGGCACGGACGACCACCAGGCGTTGCGGAAAGTAGAAGACAGGCAGCACCTGGTGCGAGGAGTGATGCCATGACCACACATGACCAGACCGAGACTGACGCCCGTCTCACCTGGCAGCGCACTGCACCAGCCGGCGATCCGCTTCCGAGCTGGAGGGACTCCGTCAGCAAACAGGAAGTGGTGGACTTCGTCGATCGGGTGACCACCGAAGGCGGTCCCGACGAAGTCCCGCCGGAGGACCGGATCGCGGTCTTCGACAACGACGGCACCCTGTGGTGTGAGAAGCCGATGCCGATCCAACTCGACTTCGTCTTACGCCGCCTGGTCGTGATGGCCGAGCAGGATGAGGCCCTGCGCACCCGCCAGCCCTGGCAGGCCGCCTACACCAAGGACTACGGGTGGCTGAACGACGTGATCACCAAGCACTACCACGGCGACGACAGTCAGCTGAAAGTGCTGGCCGCCGGTGTCCTGGCGGCGTTCGCCGAAACCAGCGTGGAAGAGTTCGAGGCCCACGCCGACACGTTCCTACGCACCGCCCGACATCCCACCCTCGACCGCGACTACCTGGCGTGCAGTTACGCGCCGATGGTCGAACTACTGAAATACCTGGCCGCCAACGGGTTCCACAACTACATTGTCTCCGGCGGCGGCCGCGACTTCATGCGGCCGATCAGCCAGGACGTGTATGGAATCCCGCGGCAACGGGTCATCGGCAGCGGGGTAT
Protein-coding sequences here:
- a CDS encoding HAD family hydrolase; amino-acid sequence: MTTHDQTETDARLTWQRTAPAGDPLPSWRDSVSKQEVVDFVDRVTTEGGPDEVPPEDRIAVFDNDGTLWCEKPMPIQLDFVLRRLVVMAEQDEALRTRQPWQAAYTKDYGWLNDVITKHYHGDDSQLKVLAAGVLAAFAETSVEEFEAHADTFLRTARHPTLDRDYLACSYAPMVELLKYLAANGFHNYIVSGGGRDFMRPISQDVYGIPRQRVIGSGVSLAWKDDGYSGTIVREPKADVFDDGPEKPVQIWNRVGRRPLLAAGNSNGDIPMLQFSEQPNRPALRLLLLHDDPDREFDYVAGAEQALQLARNNGWTVVGIKDDWTTVF